Within Sander vitreus isolate 19-12246 chromosome 23, sanVit1, whole genome shotgun sequence, the genomic segment gttattaacactattttcattaaaattctattattgtTTCTCTGGAGCATTATTTTGAGTATGTCTGAAATGTTCTATATTTGGATgtattttttggcagtaaagtTGGGGGGGTACAGTTTGTTTTCCGTGCAGCCCTGCCTTTTTGTGAATAACCTACTCTCGTAAAAGTGTAGGCAGGTTGCAGAGGGAGAGCCGGGCATGGCGTAATCCACAGGTTTCCTGTTGTGCTGATCTCGGGCGTAGATGTTTGCCCCGAACTCCACCAGTATCTTTACCATCTCAACTCGCGTGTTTTTAGCAGCGTGGTGGAGCGGAGTCTCATGTAGCCTGGCTGCATTCACTTTAGCACCTAAAAGGAAAAGGGCATTAATGGCAGCTCTTGAAGGATACGTCTGgtgatgtttttattgtaataaaatctcatgaaaagaccaaaaaccaCCAATGTGTTTGTCCGTCTCCCAATACTTTCTGACTCCCCTAACCTGTCCGTCTGGCCATTGGTTCCTTCTGAAGAcgttaatcatttaaaaaaatagtcaCATGTATTTGGCGGGTGGGTTTAGGtgtcctccctcaagaaaatgttatgtttttcaataaaagaaaaggcAATTTCCCTATACATTTTGTGGGGTTTTCCCCgtttctttgtagtcgtgttgtgtctctttttggtcattgttgttttgggtctctgtggttcATTTGgagtctctttgtagtcggtttGTGTCCCTTTCTGCTAGCTTTGTGACTcgttttcacatcattttggaccattattatttctatatctgtgtctgaaacgttggaaaagctagagcagtgACTACAATCactagatctgagaaaagtcctttagttacattcattaggcttaggtggtgcccaaaatGGCTCAAGTGCTACACCTAAACCTTACAATGGCAAGGAAAACCCtgacatatatatacagtatatatatatatatatatatataatcgtccagggccgataatcggtcgaTCGCTAATTTAAAACCACAGAAATCTGAGAGTAAATATACAAACAAGAAGCAAATTTAAAGCCATGCAACATTCCCCCATGCCGCTCTGCACTGACGCTCACCTGCATTGAGCAGCTCTTTAACACAGTCTGTGTGTTCGTTAGCACAAGCCACATGTAGCGGGGTCCCGTAGTAAAGGTCGTACGCCTCCAGGCAAGCACCCATGGCAATCAGGAGCTTCACACAGTCAGAGTTTCCTGGAAAATGGCAAGAGAATATTgcgccatttaaaaaaaaaaaaaagaaataaaagaatgttaagCTTCACAAAAACTCCCATGTGGAGTGAGCGGAGGCACTCACCTCCCATGCAGGCCTCGTGAAGGGGCGAGGCCGTGCGGGAGGTGAGGGCGGGGTTGGTCTTGGCGCCATGATCCAGCAGGAGCCTAACACACTCCAAACTACCAGCCGAACAGGCGTCACACAGTGGGGTGCTCCCGTCTACGTTCCTCGCATCCACCTGAGATGCATTACGGGACATTGGGTTacatacaagtacctcaacctCTTCCTACAGAGCCATATTGCCTCTCCCCATTCACCTAATCGGTCTAAAAAGTTGGCGAAACTCCCTTCTACGTCTTtcctatgtttgttttttttgcctacatttatttattgttctaCATAATCCTGTGTTCACTGAGGCTGTGCAATTTTTAACGCAATTTCCACTCCCAACGATAGAGATAAACAATAATTTTTTGCACATTaagtttttcttattttgtcttgtgttctgaatgaaaaaaaagttcaaacagGGAAAGCATGAAGGGAAATGTCAcggttcaaggtgttttcactgttgatttgttgaaCTGACTCACTGTCACTAAAAGTCCCCCATGATATGGCAGATAGGCATGTGCTGTGTCCCTGGCTCACCTGGGCTCCAGCATCCAGTAGCAGCCGGACACACTGGGCCTGTCCGCGGACGCAGGCCTCGTGCAGCGGCGTGATGGAGTCCACCGCCACCACATTGACTGAAGCTCCGCTTTGGATGAGACGCTGCAGCTGGGAGGTCTGGCCGAGGGACGCCGCCTTGTGCACCTCTGTTCTCTCTGACCAGCAGCCTGCAGGGTTTAAGTCAGTATTGTCACCTATGTTTTAGAAAGGAATAGAATTCTACTCTCCCCCTCCCTGGATGATCTTTCCAGTTCCCGCTGCCTCTAAAAAGCCCAGAACATACTAAAAAAATTCAGCTCATCCCGGACACTCTCTCTCAGACTcagaaactgttttttttatccaaaagccataattcattttctccatatcgcccagctctaaatGTGTGGTATGTCTGTGTTTTAGTGTCtttactttttatatatttttacagtGATTTTTAGAGGCTCgtctatatttatttattcacctgTTCACCAAGAACTGCATCCAAATCTATTGTACATGTCCAATGACAATAACAACTATTCTATTTAACATTTTCACCATTTGTCATTCTTGTAGTATGGTGAATAAATATACATCTTAATTGTGTAGTCTGTTCGCTTTTTTGTTGTAGCTGTGCTATAACTGTAAACATCATTTAGCAGAATGTATTCATGTTGCTCTATAAATTATGTATACAGCAGTAGTACAgtatattattatcattattgtcTCTACTATCACATCTTAGAAAAACTATTTCTAGTAAATGTCTCCTGAAATACTGTAGATTGAGAACTATGATTTACCTACATATATATTGCAATTATCAACATATGCGTTGACAATCTAGATATTCACCTCAAATTTTAAGTGGGCACAAACatccaatattttttttaaagatcatttttgggggcttttttaattaaatagtgTAGACAGTTAGGAAAAGGGAGAGGAAAAGATGACACGTAGCAAAGAGCCAccggtcggattcgaacccgggctaTCGACTCACACTCACCCCCAAAACATACAATGTGTTGATTACTTATACAGTACAAGTTACACAcctcataatttgtatttcaCGAGTTATTTATAAGCACCGTCTGCAGTCACAAtgacacaaatgtaaaaaaggAGGAAGACATGCTAATAGCTAATACAGTTTACAATACAGTACAGCAGTTGGTGACAGCTAGCCACAGTAAAACATGCTGTGGTTGCTAGCATGTTTGCATTCCAGCTGACAGACCTACACACAGCTAGCTACATGCCGACGTCAAACTGGGTCAGGACCCTATGATCAGGACCCGAAAAAGCGATATTTTCACCGGCCATATTGTCTTTATTTCATACTCACCGATGTCTCCAAAGAAATATGGACGAGCCTTTTCAATTTCcatcctgtcttttttttactcCGTCTCCGGGATAAAGTAACAACGTTAAAGCAGACGCAGAGACACGAGATGTTTGTAACCAGCCGCATCGtttaatgtttacatgccgcgGGAGTCACGTGACATAACTGGAACTCAAAGCGCATGCTGGGACTTGTAGTTTTTACACTAAAACAATGCACTAATACATTATTCTCGCTTCAGTTTGTTTCCCATCACCCTTAAAGAGAAAACATTTGTTGGGTTCTATTGAACCCAtagaacatattttttttctcttgcagATGAACTAGGACCTTTTAGGATGCTTTTCAATACTGGATAAATTATAATGACCAAAACATTCCAATTCTCACATGTGAAAATATTAAGTATGGTCTACAACTgggaacaagaaaaaaaaagagtttgggAATAATCATAAtcacacaacaacaaatgttttttaaaaactatTCCTATATTTGCTGCATATTTAAAAGAGATCATTTGAACGGCCCTATATCTGTTTGAcagtgactgtgactgtgtgacaATACAAATATTAAATTGGAGTGCTGTCCTAGTAACGTTATCTATGAATATTCACTTTTAGGATCCAGCACCTAGCCTTCAAAGCTTTAAGTGATTATGTGAGTTGAGCGCGTACAGTTCTGTTTTTTAAGGACAAATAATGCAACACAATAAACAATACATTACTATTCAACAGCCTAATTTAAGCAGCAATGATGACATCCTATCCAATCCTGAGTCCCATGGCATTAAAGAAATATGGGGGATAACCTGATATATTTGTAATTAGCAGATGTTGTCCACAGTGCTGCTTTTTTATTATACCTGAAATCA encodes:
- the LOC144512116 gene encoding ankyrin repeat and SOCS box protein 13-like codes for the protein MEIEKARPYFFGDIGCWSERTEVHKAASLGQTSQLQRLIQSGASVNVVAVDSITPLHEACVRGQAQCVRLLLDAGAQVDARNVDGSTPLCDACSAGSLECVRLLLDHGAKTNPALTSRTASPLHEACMGGNSDCVKLLIAMGACLEAYDLYYGTPLHVACANEHTDCVKELLNAGAKVNAARLHETPLHHAAKNTRVEMVKILVEFGANIYARDQHNRKPVDYAMPGSPSATCLHFYETTPMNLQQLSRMAMRKTLGTRALEVIGQLNAPKLIISYLCYQ